The Streptomyces sp. NBC_01353 genome contains a region encoding:
- a CDS encoding ABC transporter ATP-binding protein, with the protein MSDSSARSGTAVVGDPSGGPMVRVENLHRSYGTGAAAVHALRGVSFDIPRGELVALKGRSGSGKTTLLNLVGGLDSPDDGRITIGGTDLAELGEDGLLELRRDRIGFIFQSFGLIPILTAAENVGVPLRLRRADPKEREERIALLLALVGLADHAAQRPGELSGGQQQRVAIARALANRPALLIADEPTGQLDAETGLAVMELLRAVVRSEGVTALVATHDTQLLGLADRVLELSDGEIIEH; encoded by the coding sequence ATGAGTGACAGCAGCGCGCGGTCCGGCACGGCGGTGGTCGGGGACCCGTCCGGCGGACCCATGGTCCGGGTCGAGAACCTGCACCGCTCGTACGGTACGGGCGCGGCGGCCGTCCATGCCCTGCGCGGCGTCTCCTTCGACATCCCGCGCGGCGAGCTCGTCGCGCTCAAGGGCCGCTCCGGTTCCGGCAAGACCACCCTGCTCAACCTGGTCGGCGGCCTCGACAGCCCCGACGACGGCCGGATCACCATCGGCGGCACGGACCTCGCGGAGCTCGGCGAGGACGGGCTTCTGGAGCTGCGCCGGGACCGTATCGGTTTCATCTTCCAGTCCTTCGGGCTCATCCCGATCCTCACCGCCGCGGAGAACGTCGGCGTCCCCCTCCGGCTGCGCAGGGCGGATCCGAAGGAGCGAGAGGAGCGGATCGCCCTCCTCCTCGCGCTGGTCGGCCTCGCCGACCACGCGGCCCAGCGGCCCGGCGAACTCTCCGGCGGCCAGCAGCAGCGCGTCGCCATCGCTCGCGCCCTGGCCAACAGGCCGGCCCTGCTGATCGCCGACGAGCCGACGGGTCAGCTCGACGCCGAGACCGGGCTCGCGGTGATGGAGCTCCTGCGCGCGGTGGTCCGCAGCGAGGGCGTCACGGCGCTGGTGGCCACACACGACACCCAGCTGCTGGGGCTCGCGGACCGGGTGCTGGAACTGAGCGACGGCGAGATCATCGAGCACTGA
- a CDS encoding DUF3710 domain-containing protein, which produces MFGRRKKSGAAEDAAGEAEQVVDEVGTDGKDAPRRVNLPPAPRPDGPWDISEVSKPEDGRVDLGGIFVPGVEGMELRVEVAGDAIVAATVVLRDSAVQLQAFAAPKKEGIWGEVREEIASGITQQGGVIDEVEGPLGWELRAQVPVQLPDGTGGVQLVRFVGVDGPRWFLRGVISGQGAVQPEAAGLLEQIVRDTVVVRGEGPMAPRDPIVLKLPNDAQMVPEGVQQEEQEGSRFSGGMGQLQRGPEITEVR; this is translated from the coding sequence GTGTTCGGACGTCGCAAGAAGAGCGGTGCCGCTGAGGACGCAGCGGGCGAGGCCGAGCAGGTCGTCGACGAGGTCGGCACCGACGGCAAGGATGCCCCGCGTCGGGTGAACCTTCCGCCGGCCCCCCGCCCCGACGGGCCGTGGGACATCTCCGAGGTCTCCAAGCCCGAAGACGGGCGGGTGGACCTGGGTGGCATCTTCGTACCCGGTGTCGAGGGCATGGAGCTGCGGGTCGAGGTGGCGGGCGACGCGATCGTCGCGGCGACCGTCGTCCTGCGCGACAGCGCCGTGCAGCTGCAGGCCTTCGCCGCACCGAAGAAGGAAGGCATCTGGGGCGAGGTCCGCGAGGAGATCGCCTCCGGCATCACCCAGCAGGGCGGTGTCATCGACGAGGTCGAGGGCCCGCTGGGCTGGGAGCTGCGGGCCCAGGTCCCGGTGCAGCTGCCCGACGGCACCGGCGGAGTGCAGCTGGTGCGTTTCGTGGGTGTCGACGGACCCCGCTGGTTCCTGCGCGGAGTGATCTCCGGCCAGGGCGCGGTGCAGCCGGAGGCCGCCGGTCTGCTGGAGCAGATCGTGCGGGACACCGTCGTGGTCCGGGGCGAGGGCCCGATGGCCCCGCGCGACCCCATCGTCCTCAAGCTCCCCAACGACGCGCAGATGGTGCCCGAGGGTGTCCAGCAGGAGGAGCAGGAAGGCTCGCGCTTCTCCGGCGGCATGGGCCAGCTCCAGCGCGGACCGGAGATCACCGAGGTCCGCTGA
- the dut gene encoding dUTP diphosphatase gives MRNPVDVLIRRLDPEVPIPAYGHPGDAGVDLVTTEAAVLAPGERVVLPTGVSIALPDGYAAFVHPRSGLAARCGVALVNAPGTVDAGYRGEIKVIVVNLDPRESVRFERFDRIAQLVVQQVEKVRFHEVAELPGSARAEGGFGSTGGHAAVDGTTGGNRYASVVSDREGQ, from the coding sequence ATGCGCAACCCTGTCGACGTCCTGATCCGGCGCCTGGACCCCGAGGTGCCGATCCCGGCCTACGGCCACCCCGGCGACGCCGGAGTCGATCTCGTGACCACCGAGGCGGCCGTCCTGGCCCCCGGGGAGCGGGTCGTGCTGCCCACCGGGGTCTCCATCGCCCTGCCCGACGGCTACGCCGCCTTCGTGCACCCGCGCTCCGGGCTCGCTGCCAGGTGCGGAGTCGCCCTCGTGAATGCCCCGGGGACGGTGGATGCCGGGTACCGTGGAGAGATCAAGGTGATCGTGGTCAATCTCGACCCGCGCGAAAGCGTGCGGTTCGAGCGGTTCGACCGGATTGCCCAACTTGTCGTCCAGCAGGTCGAGAAGGTGCGCTTCCACGAGGTGGCGGAGCTTCCCGGCTCGGCGCGGGCCGAGGGGGGCTTCGGGTCCACCGGCGGTCATGCCGCTGTGGACGGCACAACGGGTGGGAATCGATACGCTTCGGTCGTATCCGACCGGGAAGGACAGTGA
- a CDS encoding PaaI family thioesterase translates to MTATSAALTPPADAIPPVRHPDAPAPGELLGAHYKYCFGCGGGQPHGLHLEARAGEGVTVTAEFTVTPDHQGAPGLAHGGVLATALDETLGSLNWLLRVIAVTGRLETDFARPVPVGTVLHLEAAVTAVHGRKIYSTATGRIGGPDGPVAVRADALFIEVKVDHFIDNGRPEEIQAAMSDPDQVRRARAFEVNP, encoded by the coding sequence GTGACTGCAACATCTGCCGCCCTCACCCCGCCGGCCGACGCCATACCGCCGGTACGCCACCCCGACGCGCCCGCCCCCGGCGAGCTGCTCGGCGCGCACTACAAGTACTGCTTCGGGTGCGGCGGCGGGCAGCCCCACGGTCTCCACCTGGAGGCCCGGGCCGGCGAGGGCGTGACCGTCACCGCCGAGTTCACCGTGACCCCCGACCACCAGGGTGCCCCCGGGCTCGCGCACGGCGGCGTCCTCGCCACGGCGCTCGACGAGACCCTCGGCTCCCTGAACTGGCTGCTGCGGGTCATCGCCGTCACCGGCCGGCTCGAGACCGACTTCGCGCGGCCCGTTCCGGTCGGCACCGTCCTGCACCTGGAGGCCGCGGTCACCGCCGTGCACGGGCGCAAGATCTACTCGACCGCCACCGGCCGGATCGGCGGGCCCGACGGCCCCGTCGCGGTCCGCGCCGACGCCCTCTTCATCGAGGTCAAGGTCGACCACTTCATCGACAACGGCCGCCCGGAGGAGATCCAGGCCGCCATGTCCGACCCCGACCAGGTCCGGCGCGCCCGCGCCTTCGAGGTGAACCCCTGA
- a CDS encoding DUF3093 domain-containing protein has translation MQPSVPPSAPRFDERLTAPRSWWVITALLGLSGGLVMFPLGTVPTLGGLLAATALAAVVVSSYGSARIRVVAGSLVAGEARIPVSVLGAPEVLDAEEARAWRSFKADPRAFMLLRSYVPRAVRAEVTDPADPTPYVYLSSRDPEGLVAALEAARAENPGTEAGTGEAMTAEVRAGEA, from the coding sequence ATGCAGCCTTCCGTACCGCCTTCCGCGCCGCGCTTCGACGAACGTCTGACGGCCCCCCGCTCCTGGTGGGTGATCACGGCTCTGCTGGGCCTGTCCGGCGGTCTGGTGATGTTCCCGCTGGGCACGGTCCCGACGCTGGGCGGACTGCTCGCCGCGACGGCGCTGGCGGCGGTCGTCGTCTCCTCGTACGGCTCGGCCCGGATCCGGGTGGTGGCCGGTTCGCTGGTGGCGGGCGAGGCGCGGATCCCGGTCTCGGTGCTGGGTGCGCCGGAGGTACTGGATGCGGAGGAGGCGCGCGCCTGGCGCTCGTTCAAGGCCGACCCGCGCGCCTTCATGCTGCTGCGCAGCTATGTCCCGCGCGCGGTCCGGGCCGAGGTGACGGACCCGGCGGACCCGACGCCTTACGTCTATCTGTCCAGCCGTGACCCGGAAGGCCTCGTCGCGGCCCTGGAGGCCGCACGCGCGGAGAACCCGGGCACCGAGGCCGGGACCGGTGAGGCCATGACCGCCGAGGTCCGGGCCGGCGAGGCCTAG
- a CDS encoding DUF4193 domain-containing protein, with translation MATDYDTPRKTDDDVDSDSLEELKARRNDKSTSTVDVDEFEAAEGLELPGADLSNEELAVRVLPKQADEFTCMSCFLVHHRSQLAREKNGQPICRDCD, from the coding sequence ATGGCAACGGATTACGACACCCCACGCAAGACCGACGACGACGTCGATTCGGACAGCCTTGAGGAACTGAAGGCTCGCCGGAACGACAAGTCGACCTCGACGGTCGACGTCGACGAGTTCGAGGCCGCAGAAGGCCTGGAGCTCCCTGGCGCCGATCTGTCGAACGAGGAGCTCGCCGTACGAGTCCTGCCCAAGCAGGCCGACGAGTTCACCTGCATGAGCTGCTTCCTCGTGCACCACCGCAGCCAGCTGGCCCGGGAGAAGAACGGTCAGCCGATCTGCCGCGACTGCGACTGA